In the Paenibacillus pabuli genome, one interval contains:
- a CDS encoding glycosyl hydrolase, with amino-acid sequence MTIWNLLKDPPARYRTKPFWSWNDDLNKRELLRQIEEMHEAGIGGFFIHARGGLTVPYMGEQWMELIGFCIEKSQELGMEVWLYDENGWPSGYADGKLPALGHSYQQKRLSYEWAPFRQEEKMTIATYIQIEDRLHLLDQDDPRRPDFRVYYEVNPYYIDTLSKHVVSTFITMVYDAYWLRLGTKYGSAIKGIFTDEPQFGRGELPWSLELANVFESRCGYSLFEALPELFLETDNCRKTRHDYWSCVTTMFTEAYAKQVGAWCGERGWMSVGHVVDEQTLMSQVTSVGDPLCFYEHLHIPGCDWLGRSVGEDPLVPKQVSSVVRQLGKKQAMTESYGCSGWNISFQDLKRIGEWQFVHGMNLLCQHLQAYTLRGLRKRDYPPSLFYQQPWWEHYHHFNDYFARLSMLLVEGTRQAEVLLLHPISTAWVEQTGADSARIEPYHQSFAQLSRWLCQSFIEHDYGSEGMLERHGHVDGGRFVVGEASYSVVVIPPSVTLSSRTVQLLHQFILQGGMLIALEPYPRLIDGEENEDINRLIHAALKPTNTRLSIAKLISGKVPPSISVNDRWGNPIASDMVNVQTLKLGDSFLYYLVNSGDEAYSNTEITIHQKGTLSRIDLQSGDFKSVNQKTVDGGTQVVLTLYPAQSYMFRLAQSDVQCYSDPIKRLQTHLTDSHIHHLDNQWKIEEMDVNSITLDTCRYRVENGEWSTEMPLIFIQEKLLQIGSPVHMELEFSVNLAFEPTEEQKLYLVVENPEKMQIVVNGNQVESTSCGWWRDISFQKIDIGGYLTSGLNRIRLHQYFWNTPETYAAMTRASQFESEANKLTLDTEIESIYIIGDFAVNSQSGYVDDTRGVKYTDGPFVLADALQVCSLEEGLISQGLPFFAGSIRVAQTVQIQLDDGVSWYWDFASPPDATVTRLRINGADTDVFLWEPFVSNITEYLEPGENLIELELTGSCRNLLGPHHHIKGEPIKVGPDSFKDKPGWTDKDLEPNTSIYQNRYAFVPFGLSAAPRMICIPE; translated from the coding sequence ATGACAATATGGAACCTGCTAAAGGATCCGCCTGCCCGTTATCGAACAAAACCATTCTGGTCATGGAATGACGATTTGAATAAGCGCGAGCTTTTAAGGCAGATCGAAGAAATGCATGAGGCAGGCATTGGCGGTTTTTTTATTCACGCCCGAGGAGGCTTAACGGTACCATACATGGGTGAGCAGTGGATGGAATTAATCGGATTCTGCATCGAGAAAAGCCAAGAACTCGGTATGGAGGTGTGGCTGTATGACGAAAATGGCTGGCCCAGCGGCTACGCTGACGGTAAGCTGCCTGCCCTCGGTCATTCCTACCAGCAAAAGCGTCTGTCTTATGAATGGGCTCCCTTTAGGCAAGAAGAAAAGATGACGATTGCCACCTATATTCAGATTGAAGACAGGCTGCATCTCCTCGATCAAGATGATCCACGCAGACCCGACTTTCGAGTGTATTACGAGGTCAATCCCTATTATATCGATACGCTTAGTAAACATGTGGTAAGCACATTTATTACGATGGTTTACGATGCGTACTGGTTAAGGCTTGGCACAAAATATGGTTCAGCAATCAAAGGGATATTCACGGATGAACCACAGTTTGGTCGGGGCGAACTTCCGTGGTCATTGGAGCTTGCGAATGTATTTGAGAGCCGCTGCGGTTATTCCCTATTCGAAGCACTTCCAGAACTGTTTCTGGAAACCGATAACTGCCGGAAGACGAGGCATGATTATTGGTCGTGCGTAACCACAATGTTCACAGAAGCCTATGCCAAGCAGGTAGGAGCGTGGTGCGGGGAAAGGGGGTGGATGTCTGTCGGTCATGTCGTAGATGAACAAACGCTGATGAGTCAAGTTACCTCGGTAGGCGATCCTCTTTGCTTTTATGAACATCTGCACATTCCGGGTTGTGACTGGCTCGGCCGATCTGTTGGCGAAGATCCGCTGGTTCCCAAACAGGTCAGCTCCGTTGTCCGTCAACTCGGCAAAAAACAGGCCATGACCGAAAGTTACGGCTGTTCGGGATGGAATATTAGCTTTCAGGATCTGAAACGAATCGGAGAGTGGCAATTTGTTCATGGCATGAATCTCTTGTGCCAACACTTGCAGGCTTATACGTTAAGAGGTCTACGTAAGCGCGATTATCCGCCTTCTCTTTTTTATCAGCAGCCTTGGTGGGAACACTATCATCACTTTAACGATTATTTTGCCCGGTTATCGATGCTTCTGGTGGAAGGTACCAGACAGGCCGAAGTATTGCTGCTGCATCCCATCAGCACCGCTTGGGTGGAACAAACAGGGGCGGATTCAGCACGTATCGAGCCATATCATCAATCGTTTGCACAGCTGTCCCGTTGGTTGTGTCAATCGTTCATCGAACATGATTACGGCAGTGAGGGAATGCTGGAGCGTCATGGCCATGTTGATGGTGGACGATTCGTTGTAGGGGAAGCCAGCTACTCGGTTGTTGTCATACCCCCAAGCGTCACCTTAAGCAGCAGGACCGTCCAGTTGCTTCATCAGTTTATCCTCCAAGGGGGAATGTTAATTGCGCTAGAGCCGTACCCGCGTTTGATTGATGGCGAAGAGAATGAAGACATCAATCGATTAATCCATGCTGCCCTAAAACCCACCAATACCCGTTTATCCATAGCCAAGTTGATTTCCGGTAAGGTTCCACCATCGATTTCAGTAAATGACAGGTGGGGAAATCCAATTGCATCCGATATGGTTAACGTCCAGACACTGAAGCTTGGTGACTCTTTTCTCTATTATTTGGTGAATTCAGGTGACGAGGCATATTCAAATACGGAAATAACCATTCATCAAAAGGGAACGCTTTCTCGTATTGATTTGCAAAGTGGCGACTTCAAATCAGTGAACCAAAAGACAGTCGATGGCGGTACACAGGTCGTCTTGACGCTCTATCCTGCTCAATCCTACATGTTCCGGCTCGCACAGAGTGATGTGCAATGTTATTCCGATCCAATTAAACGGCTTCAAACGCACTTAACCGATAGTCATATTCATCACTTGGATAACCAGTGGAAGATCGAAGAAATGGATGTGAATAGCATTACGCTGGATACCTGCAGGTATCGTGTGGAAAATGGTGAGTGGTCCACTGAAATGCCTCTTATTTTCATTCAGGAAAAGTTGCTGCAGATCGGTTCCCCTGTTCATATGGAGTTGGAATTCAGTGTTAACCTTGCTTTTGAACCCACTGAAGAACAAAAATTGTATTTGGTCGTGGAAAATCCGGAGAAAATGCAAATCGTTGTGAACGGAAATCAAGTAGAATCGACCAGCTGTGGTTGGTGGAGGGATATTTCTTTCCAAAAGATAGATATCGGAGGGTACCTTACTTCAGGACTTAACAGGATTAGGCTCCACCAGTATTTCTGGAATACACCCGAAACGTATGCAGCGATGACTCGGGCAAGCCAATTCGAATCCGAAGCGAATAAGCTTACATTAGATACGGAAATTGAAAGCATATATATTATCGGTGATTTTGCTGTCAATTCCCAATCAGGTTATGTTGATGATACACGTGGAGTCAAATATACGGATGGACCGTTTGTGCTCGCCGACGCTCTACAAGTATGCTCGCTGGAAGAAGGCTTGATCAGTCAAGGTTTACCGTTCTTTGCGGGGAGCATTAGAGTTGCGCAGACTGTTCAAATACAACTAGATGACGGAGTTTCCTGGTATTGGGACTTCGCTTCACCACCAGATGCAACAGTCACCAGGTTAAGGATCAACGGAGCAGATACTGATGTTTTCTTATGGGAACCGTTTGTCTCGAATATTACGGAATATCTTGAACCAGGAGAAAATCTCATCGAGCTCGAATTGACTGGAAGCTGCAGAAACTTACTCGGGCCTCATCATCATATTAAAGGGGAACCCATCAAAGTAGGCCCCGACAGCTTCAAGGATAAACCCGGATGGACGGATAAGGATCTGGAACCGAATACATCTATTTACCAAAATCGCTATGCTTTCGTGCCGTTTGGACTCTCTGCTGCTCCCAGGATGATTTGTATTCCTGAATGA
- a CDS encoding ABC transporter substrate-binding protein, with protein MKISKKFLISAMFLVLTGSLAACSSPKSSDPGSGTEANAKTKIAYWTGDRHDSEFVKETINTFNQTNKDNIEVELVIKGDDFDQALDMSYQTSEPPDVIRVKENTIQTFYKKGFLSPIDEFLTDEMKEKFPVMEDLNSFEGKRYSLPNYGTTMRLIYNKELFEKAGIEHPPTTLDELVETAKKLTEAGKASGAYGFAQNFKSPSSAFGRSARVIAEVSGFGGFGYDFKTARYDFSGFKPIIEAFKKIKEDGSMLPGVESLDIDPLRAQFAEGKIGMYLSFSAEAGVYQSQFPAKIDWAAAPVPSINGQFNGASGFLGGQWLAISSKSEHKEAAWKFLTYMYNESILKQYQEKGFGISMVPSVSSVAAKPEVKGIDGFLPNQYDGVWPVYPSVPVQGIKSDDAFFSYMLSGGDLDSIISDLNARYNAALDAAIASGDVKAEPITDFNPLDLAGKYAK; from the coding sequence ATGAAAATCAGCAAAAAATTTCTCATCTCGGCGATGTTTTTGGTGCTTACAGGGAGTTTGGCAGCTTGCAGCAGCCCAAAATCCTCGGATCCAGGATCGGGAACAGAAGCTAATGCCAAGACAAAAATCGCATACTGGACGGGAGATCGCCATGATTCCGAGTTTGTCAAAGAAACGATCAATACATTCAATCAAACGAATAAGGACAACATCGAGGTTGAGCTTGTCATCAAGGGAGACGACTTCGATCAGGCACTGGATATGTCTTACCAGACCTCAGAGCCGCCGGATGTGATCCGCGTGAAGGAAAATACCATTCAGACGTTCTATAAAAAAGGATTTCTATCCCCCATTGACGAGTTTTTGACGGACGAGATGAAGGAAAAGTTCCCGGTTATGGAGGACCTGAACAGTTTTGAAGGTAAGCGCTACAGCCTGCCAAACTATGGCACGACGATGCGATTGATTTATAATAAGGAACTTTTTGAAAAAGCAGGCATCGAGCACCCACCAACCACTTTGGATGAGCTGGTCGAAACGGCCAAGAAATTAACCGAAGCGGGCAAGGCCAGTGGAGCCTATGGATTCGCTCAGAATTTTAAAAGTCCTTCGAGTGCATTTGGGCGCTCTGCGCGCGTGATTGCAGAGGTTAGTGGGTTCGGAGGCTTTGGATATGATTTTAAGACGGCACGCTACGATTTCAGTGGTTTTAAGCCGATTATTGAGGCTTTCAAAAAGATCAAAGAGGATGGCAGCATGCTGCCGGGCGTTGAGTCGCTGGATATTGATCCGCTGCGTGCACAATTCGCGGAAGGCAAGATTGGCATGTATTTATCCTTTTCCGCAGAGGCAGGGGTCTACCAATCGCAATTCCCGGCGAAGATTGACTGGGCCGCAGCACCCGTGCCATCCATTAATGGACAATTCAATGGTGCCTCCGGTTTCCTGGGCGGACAGTGGTTGGCTATTAGCTCAAAGTCTGAACATAAAGAAGCTGCATGGAAATTTCTCACGTACATGTACAACGAATCCATCCTGAAACAGTACCAGGAAAAAGGATTTGGAATATCGATGGTTCCTTCCGTTAGTTCGGTTGCCGCCAAGCCGGAAGTGAAGGGAATTGACGGATTCCTTCCGAACCAATACGACGGTGTCTGGCCGGTGTATCCGTCTGTACCAGTCCAAGGCATAAAGTCGGATGATGCGTTTTTCAGTTATATGCTAAGCGGTGGCGATTTGGATTCCATCATTAGCGATTTGAACGCTCGATATAACGCCGCTTTGGATGCTGCTATCGCAAGCGGGGATGTGAAGGCAGAACCGATCACTGACTTTAATCCTCTTGATCTTGCCGGGAAATATGCCAAATAG
- a CDS encoding glycoside hydrolase family 130 protein has product MNTLHIGDLTSSSVIKRYPDNPVLDASRVPYPTALVFNAGVTKFNGTYVMVFRNDYGSTEQRTLEPHHTTDLGVAFSADGIHWEVRPKPCFKLYDQEIIRAYDPRLTVLGGRCYMCFAVDTKHGIRGGVAVTDDFESFEILSLSTPDLRNMVLFPEKIGGNYVRLERPFTVYSRGGVDRFDMWISESPDLKYWGNSDLLLAVEDVAFANDKIGPAAPPIKTKHGWLTTFHAVDIDHARGKNGWEASWKKRYTAGLMLLDLDNPKKIIGRAKEPLMAPEVSYEIEGGFRNNVIFPGGMILEPDGEVKMYYGAADAVECLATAHIDDLIKLCLND; this is encoded by the coding sequence ATGAATACACTTCATATCGGTGATCTGACATCTAGTTCCGTCATTAAACGTTATCCGGATAACCCGGTTCTGGATGCATCCCGGGTTCCATATCCGACTGCACTTGTATTTAATGCAGGGGTAACTAAATTCAATGGAACATATGTGATGGTGTTTCGGAACGATTACGGTTCCACCGAGCAGCGGACTCTTGAACCACATCATACCACTGACCTTGGGGTCGCTTTCAGTGCAGACGGTATCCATTGGGAAGTACGCCCGAAGCCTTGCTTTAAGCTGTACGATCAAGAGATCATACGTGCATATGACCCGAGACTTACGGTGCTCGGAGGGCGTTGTTATATGTGTTTCGCTGTGGATACGAAGCACGGTATACGCGGTGGCGTTGCAGTTACGGACGATTTTGAGAGCTTTGAAATTTTAAGTCTGTCTACCCCGGATTTACGCAACATGGTTTTGTTCCCCGAGAAAATCGGTGGAAACTATGTGAGGCTAGAGCGGCCATTCACCGTGTACAGCCGGGGAGGAGTGGACCGGTTTGACATGTGGATATCCGAGTCTCCGGACTTGAAATATTGGGGCAATTCCGATCTGTTATTGGCTGTTGAAGATGTTGCTTTTGCCAATGACAAGATCGGACCCGCTGCACCTCCGATTAAGACCAAACATGGATGGCTTACGACATTCCATGCTGTGGATATTGATCACGCTCGGGGAAAAAACGGTTGGGAAGCATCCTGGAAAAAGCGGTATACTGCCGGCTTAATGCTGCTTGACCTGGATAATCCCAAGAAGATCATTGGCAGGGCCAAGGAACCGTTAATGGCACCTGAAGTAAGTTACGAGATCGAGGGAGGGTTCCGCAATAACGTAATCTTCCCTGGCGGAATGATCCTTGAACCTGATGGTGAAGTGAAAATGTATTACGGAGCAGCGGACGCAGTGGAATGTTTGGCAACGGCACATATCGATGATCTGATCAAGCTATGCCTAAACGATTAA
- a CDS encoding erythromycin esterase family protein, whose protein sequence is MNSNDSRSEKSAYLKELGALFIPMDEMQNLDRMVDAIGDVDIVLLGESSHGTADFYRCRAELSKRLISTKGFNIIGVEGDWPAAYRLNRYIKGAPGADSSAAEALGDFTRWPTWMWANTDIRDFTEWLKEYNAAEHGSSNERSKIGFYGIDMYSLWESMEAIIGYLEKTKSPQLEQARRTYACFDPYNKDHQSYGIAAGLLSESCENEVVELLKQMQKQRMAHPASEEELNAEVNMLVTSSSEAYYRTMVRGGPESWNIRDRHMVESLKRIMSYYGASAKAIVWEHNTHIGDARATDMQEDGMVNVGQLLREDPQHRVFAVGFGTYEGEVLAGRAWGDPVEKMIVPPGQPGSWEDYMHQAGGGRNGMVMLSEASSLLHKIIGHRAIGVVYDPKLERFGNYVPSSMADRYDAVVHIDQTTALQPLPVHKPVATEALFSS, encoded by the coding sequence ATGAATTCCAATGACTCTCGCTCAGAGAAGAGTGCATATTTGAAAGAACTGGGTGCCTTATTTATCCCTATGGACGAAATGCAGAATCTGGACCGAATGGTTGATGCGATTGGTGATGTAGATATTGTGCTCCTTGGGGAATCGAGTCATGGAACAGCTGACTTCTATCGTTGCAGGGCTGAGCTTTCGAAAAGGCTGATTTCAACCAAGGGATTCAACATTATAGGTGTTGAAGGGGACTGGCCCGCTGCTTATCGGTTGAATCGGTATATAAAAGGGGCTCCAGGTGCCGATTCTTCAGCTGCAGAGGCACTGGGTGATTTTACTCGCTGGCCGACTTGGATGTGGGCGAATACAGATATTCGTGATTTTACCGAATGGCTTAAAGAATATAATGCAGCTGAACACGGTAGCAGCAATGAACGTTCTAAGATCGGATTTTATGGGATCGATATGTACTCCTTATGGGAATCGATGGAGGCTATTATTGGATATTTGGAGAAAACCAAGTCTCCTCAGTTGGAGCAGGCCCGCCGCACGTATGCCTGCTTCGATCCATATAACAAGGACCATCAGAGTTATGGTATTGCTGCAGGATTACTCTCCGAGAGCTGCGAGAATGAAGTAGTCGAACTATTAAAGCAGATGCAGAAACAGCGTATGGCGCACCCGGCTAGTGAAGAAGAATTGAACGCAGAGGTTAACATGCTGGTAACTTCCAGCTCAGAAGCCTATTATCGAACAATGGTTCGCGGCGGACCGGAGTCCTGGAATATACGGGATAGACATATGGTGGAATCACTGAAGCGAATTATGTCCTACTATGGGGCTTCTGCCAAAGCCATCGTCTGGGAGCATAATACGCACATCGGAGACGCACGGGCAACGGACATGCAGGAAGATGGCATGGTGAATGTAGGTCAGCTGCTGCGTGAGGATCCGCAACATCGGGTGTTTGCCGTTGGTTTCGGAACCTACGAAGGAGAAGTCCTTGCCGGAAGAGCCTGGGGAGATCCTGTTGAGAAAATGATTGTACCTCCCGGACAGCCAGGAAGCTGGGAGGACTATATGCACCAGGCAGGAGGCGGACGAAATGGCATGGTCATGCTCTCCGAAGCGTCCTCCCTACTGCATAAAATCATTGGCCACCGAGCCATCGGTGTGGTGTATGATCCAAAGCTTGAACGTTTTGGCAATTATGTACCTTCCAGCATGGCAGACCGTTATGATGCGGTTGTCCACATTGATCAGACCACTGCTCTTCAGCCACTCCCGGTCCATAAGCCGGTTGCAACGGAAGCACTGTTCTCTTCATAA
- a CDS encoding carbohydrate ABC transporter permease, whose product MNKAKNVAFSYSFLFPSFILTMVLGIYPMIWALRYMFYDYKGFGAERFVGLANFERVMRDQQFWESVANTFIYAGGKLLLSIPLALILAVILNWNIKGKNLLRAIFFMPTIISTAVMAVVFFTIFNSYNGILNQFLMKYLFIQSAVDWLGVDYAMLTVILVAVWGAVGNYMLLFLAGLQNIPQDVYESSALDGANKLQQFRYITIPMLGPVMQMIIMLAIINALKGYESIMVMTDGGPIGKTNVMFLYVYKLFFPPAGGAAATQIQEFGYGSAVAFVTAVIVGIITILYFYGSRRMSQND is encoded by the coding sequence ATGAATAAAGCGAAGAATGTTGCCTTCTCCTACAGCTTTCTTTTCCCTAGCTTTATTCTGACCATGGTTTTAGGCATTTACCCCATGATATGGGCGCTGAGATATATGTTCTACGACTACAAAGGGTTTGGCGCCGAACGATTTGTAGGATTGGCCAATTTCGAGCGCGTCATGAGAGATCAGCAGTTTTGGGAATCTGTTGCCAATACGTTTATTTACGCCGGAGGCAAACTTCTGTTATCCATTCCGCTTGCCTTGATTTTGGCTGTTATTCTGAACTGGAATATCAAAGGAAAGAACCTGCTCAGAGCCATCTTTTTTATGCCGACGATCATAAGTACGGCGGTCATGGCAGTCGTCTTTTTTACGATCTTCAACTCGTATAATGGCATTCTGAACCAATTTCTGATGAAGTATCTTTTTATTCAGAGTGCCGTCGATTGGCTCGGCGTGGATTATGCGATGCTGACCGTCATTCTGGTGGCCGTATGGGGAGCGGTTGGAAATTACATGCTTTTATTTCTGGCGGGTCTGCAAAATATTCCCCAGGATGTTTACGAGAGCTCTGCACTGGATGGGGCAAACAAATTACAGCAGTTCAGATACATTACCATTCCAATGCTTGGCCCCGTCATGCAGATGATTATCATGCTCGCCATCATCAATGCGCTCAAAGGTTATGAAAGCATCATGGTCATGACCGATGGAGGTCCGATTGGGAAAACGAATGTCATGTTCCTCTACGTATACAAATTATTTTTCCCGCCGGCAGGCGGAGCAGCTGCGACGCAGATCCAGGAGTTTGGTTATGGCAGCGCTGTTGCCTTTGTTACTGCCGTGATTGTTGGCATCATCACAATACTTTACTTCTATGGCTCTCGAAGAATGAGTCAGAACGATTAA
- a CDS encoding discoidin domain-containing protein, with product MGWLRTNFRANIMLTIVFALLLTPYSNSHVKALESGEQHLQASPATIITYEPSVRYAPSVNYTLKANGVPVPVVKGFSDYDYAHFSMSEGPVTYELTILNTDKVHEYSISPKKLGIQADKIEGRTITFTTQSDEYLIVMMNNRKTRMVIAADPLETDVPATSGEGIFNIGAAPYHVASSGSSAAGVSARTQAIQQAIEDASEYGTLNGGGAQGIVYVPAGTYYIGNLVLKSNTAIYMAPGATLVGTGKTADYAEHWFKDSMGRPATWWISTAFQSENIRIYGRGTIDGNGQALHDDKSTNGKGMINNLVVPIDTSHFVMEGIVIRESAGWAVVTVRSDDLVFQNLKLFNSLGMGENDGIDVCESQDVIVQNAIGISLDDPFSTKSWKSDTDIASGKVPWPGNPEPVRNVLFEDTIAWTLCYGYKVGQGVMQNQSNIVFRNGVVYKAAVGFAIHHKYGTGSVSDVRFESMDVEDISGKNEDNSAWMTLFTVNSGNNGVGPISDIMVKDITVRDAGESFAKMKGLEGAKITDVTFENIYMPGASQPATTLHEMNFLSKEHYEDITIRPVQDEEPLPRTNLALHRPAVASSRDGVEDTAPFVNDGNFTTRFGSKRGVDPGWVYVDLGETKTIDEVRLYWETAYGKSYRIQVTEDPSHEGNWRDVYSTTTGQGGIETVTFDEVEARYVRMYGTVRATIYGYSIWEFEVYGPE from the coding sequence ATGGGATGGCTTAGAACAAATTTTCGTGCAAACATTATGCTTACCATTGTTTTTGCTTTGCTGCTGACACCCTATTCGAATTCTCACGTTAAAGCATTGGAAAGTGGAGAACAGCATCTTCAGGCAAGTCCAGCCACAATTATAACCTACGAGCCTTCGGTCCGGTATGCACCTTCCGTAAATTACACGCTTAAGGCAAACGGAGTGCCTGTTCCTGTAGTAAAGGGGTTCAGCGACTATGACTATGCGCATTTTTCGATGTCAGAAGGTCCTGTTACTTACGAATTAACGATCCTGAACACGGACAAGGTGCATGAGTATTCAATAAGTCCGAAGAAACTCGGAATTCAAGCCGACAAGATCGAGGGCAGAACCATCACCTTTACAACTCAATCCGACGAATACCTCATCGTCATGATGAATAATCGCAAGACACGCATGGTCATCGCTGCGGATCCACTCGAAACGGATGTCCCCGCTACAAGCGGCGAGGGAATCTTTAATATTGGAGCAGCACCGTATCATGTAGCATCTTCGGGTTCGTCAGCAGCTGGAGTTTCAGCCAGAACCCAGGCCATTCAACAGGCCATTGAAGATGCCAGCGAATACGGAACCTTAAATGGTGGAGGAGCTCAAGGGATTGTTTATGTACCTGCAGGGACTTATTATATTGGCAATTTGGTCTTGAAAAGTAATACGGCGATCTATATGGCACCTGGAGCCACTTTGGTAGGTACGGGCAAAACTGCAGATTATGCGGAGCACTGGTTCAAGGATTCGATGGGACGACCGGCAACCTGGTGGATCTCCACCGCCTTCCAATCCGAGAACATTCGAATCTATGGACGGGGTACAATTGACGGCAATGGTCAAGCCTTGCATGATGACAAAAGTACTAACGGAAAGGGAATGATTAATAATCTGGTCGTTCCGATTGATACGTCCCACTTTGTGATGGAAGGCATTGTCATCAGAGAGTCAGCAGGATGGGCTGTGGTTACGGTTCGTTCAGATGATCTTGTCTTCCAAAATCTAAAGCTATTTAACAGTTTGGGGATGGGCGAGAACGACGGTATTGATGTTTGTGAATCCCAAGATGTCATTGTACAGAATGCGATTGGAATCTCGCTTGATGATCCGTTCTCCACAAAATCGTGGAAATCAGATACGGATATCGCTTCTGGAAAAGTGCCATGGCCGGGTAATCCTGAGCCTGTTCGGAATGTGCTGTTTGAGGACACGATAGCCTGGACGTTATGCTACGGATATAAGGTTGGCCAAGGCGTTATGCAGAATCAGTCCAATATCGTATTTCGCAATGGCGTTGTTTATAAAGCGGCAGTGGGGTTCGCGATTCATCACAAATACGGCACCGGCTCAGTTAGTGATGTCCGGTTTGAATCGATGGATGTTGAGGACATCAGTGGAAAGAACGAAGATAATAGTGCCTGGATGACCCTCTTCACGGTGAATAGTGGCAATAACGGTGTTGGACCCATCAGTGATATCATGGTTAAGGATATTACGGTACGTGACGCTGGTGAAAGTTTTGCGAAAATGAAAGGGTTGGAAGGCGCCAAGATCACGGATGTGACTTTCGAAAACATTTATATGCCTGGAGCAAGCCAGCCTGCGACTACACTTCACGAGATGAATTTTTTGAGCAAGGAACATTACGAAGATATTACAATCAGACCGGTTCAAGATGAAGAACCGCTTCCAAGAACCAACTTAGCGCTTCATCGACCGGCAGTAGCTTCATCTCGGGATGGAGTCGAAGATACCGCCCCATTCGTAAATGATGGGAATTTCACTACTCGCTTTGGTTCAAAACGGGGAGTGGACCCAGGTTGGGTATATGTGGATTTAGGTGAAACTAAAACGATAGATGAAGTGAGGCTGTATTGGGAAACTGCTTATGGCAAGAGCTATCGAATACAGGTTACCGAAGATCCGAGTCATGAGGGGAATTGGAGAGATGTATACAGTACCACAACAGGTCAGGGTGGTATAGAGACCGTAACTTTTGACGAAGTGGAAGCACGGTATGTTCGAATGTATGGAACGGTTCGGGCAACCATATACGGTTATTCGATTTGGGAGTTTGAGGTTTACGGTCCCGAGTAA
- a CDS encoding carbohydrate ABC transporter permease, translated as MKIAWNTILWTFLIVVAFLTLFPVVITFLGSFKTNAELTAGATFLPADWQFSNYLEAWKQANFSTYTLNSLFVATASTLGTLLVASMAAYVVNRMDFIGKKIYVSLQAFTMFVAIGAVVLRPQFDLMIKLHLHESLWGVILILISAHASAFFILLSFMNGIPRELDEAARIDGCSSGRTFWRIIIPLLTPGLGVCALFAFRGAWNEYLLPFVFTLSKPELQTLTVGLANLKYGVAAASQTHFMMAGACLSILPILIAYIFANKSFMQMTAGSLKG; from the coding sequence ATGAAGATCGCCTGGAATACAATACTATGGACGTTTCTGATCGTTGTTGCATTCCTGACCCTGTTTCCTGTGGTAATCACCTTTCTTGGTTCTTTCAAAACCAATGCCGAGCTTACGGCCGGGGCTACATTTCTGCCGGCCGATTGGCAGTTTTCCAACTACCTGGAAGCATGGAAACAGGCGAATTTTTCAACGTATACACTGAATAGCCTCTTCGTTGCCACCGCCTCGACATTAGGTACTTTGCTCGTAGCTTCCATGGCAGCGTACGTCGTGAACCGCATGGATTTTATCGGTAAAAAGATTTACGTCAGTCTTCAGGCATTTACGATGTTTGTGGCCATCGGTGCAGTCGTGCTTCGACCTCAATTCGACCTCATGATTAAGCTTCATCTGCATGAGTCTCTGTGGGGAGTCATTCTGATTCTGATCAGCGCTCATGCTTCGGCCTTTTTCATCCTGCTGAGCTTTATGAACGGGATTCCCAGGGAGTTGGACGAAGCAGCTCGGATCGACGGCTGCTCATCGGGAAGGACATTTTGGAGAATCATTATTCCCTTGCTTACGCCAGGTCTTGGCGTATGCGCGTTGTTTGCCTTTCGAGGAGCGTGGAACGAGTATCTGCTGCCCTTTGTATTTACGCTTAGCAAACCTGAATTACAGACGCTGACCGTCGGCCTGGCCAATCTGAAATACGGGGTTGCCGCAGCTTCACAGACACACTTCATGATGGCTGGAGCGTGCCTCTCCATTCTACCGATTCTGATCGCGTATATTTTTGCTAACAAATCCTTTATGCAAATGACCGCCGGCTCATTAAAGGGCTAG